The proteins below are encoded in one region of Chloroflexota bacterium:
- a CDS encoding F0F1 ATP synthase subunit alpha, with translation ETVGAIVFGETKLVKEGDEVRSTGRVAEVPVGPALVGRVVNALGQPIDGKGPIRAAKTRPVERVAPNVVTRKSVNRPVQTGIKSIDAMIPIGRGQRELIIGDRATGKSAIAIDTIINQKGGDLICIYVAIGQKASKVRQTVTALEKNGAMAHTIVVAANASESAALQYLAPYSGTAMGEEFMETGKDALIIYDDLSKHAWAYRQMSLLLRRPPGREAYPGDVFYLHSRLLERSARVEKEYGGGSLTALPIIETQAGDVSAYVPTNVISITDGQIFLEADLFNAGNRPAVNVGISVSRVGGSAQTKAMKKVAGRLRIDLAQFRALAAFAQFGTGDLDAATKRQLERGQRMTELLKQGVQSPLPLADQVMVVYAGVNGHLDDVPISKVTSFESAFLRFMNTNHPEVGKSIKETEDLSADMENKLKAAIDEVKKTVPY, from the coding sequence GAGACCGTCGGCGCCATCGTCTTCGGCGAGACCAAGCTCGTCAAGGAAGGCGATGAGGTCCGCTCCACCGGCCGCGTGGCTGAGGTCCCCGTGGGCCCAGCCCTGGTGGGCCGCGTGGTCAACGCCCTCGGCCAGCCCATTGACGGCAAAGGCCCCATCAGGGCCGCAAAGACTCGCCCCGTCGAGCGCGTCGCCCCCAACGTTGTCACCCGCAAGTCCGTCAATCGCCCCGTGCAGACGGGCATCAAGTCCATTGACGCCATGATTCCTATCGGCCGCGGCCAGCGCGAGCTCATCATCGGCGACCGCGCCACCGGCAAGTCCGCCATCGCCATTGACACCATCATCAACCAAAAGGGTGGCGACCTCATCTGCATCTATGTCGCCATCGGCCAAAAGGCCTCCAAGGTCCGCCAGACCGTGACGGCCCTGGAGAAGAACGGCGCCATGGCCCACACCATCGTCGTTGCCGCCAACGCCTCCGAGTCCGCTGCGCTCCAGTACCTGGCCCCCTATTCCGGCACCGCCATGGGCGAAGAGTTCATGGAGACCGGCAAGGACGCCCTCATCATCTATGACGACCTCTCCAAGCACGCCTGGGCTTACCGCCAGATGTCCCTCCTCCTCCGCCGCCCCCCGGGCCGCGAAGCCTACCCCGGCGATGTCTTCTACCTCCACAGCCGCCTCCTTGAGCGCTCCGCCCGCGTGGAGAAGGAGTACGGCGGCGGCTCCCTCACAGCCCTCCCCATCATCGAAACCCAGGCCGGCGACGTCTCCGCCTACGTGCCCACCAACGTCATTTCCATCACGGACGGCCAGATCTTCTTGGAGGCCGACCTCTTTAACGCAGGCAATCGCCCTGCCGTGAACGTCGGTATCTCCGTCTCCCGCGTCGGCGGTTCCGCCCAGACCAAGGCCATGAAGAAGGTCGCCGGACGCCTCCGCATTGACCTCGCCCAGTTCCGCGCCTTGGCCGCCTTCGCCCAGTTCGGCACCGGCGACCTGGATGCCGCCACCAAGCGCCAGCTGGAGCGCGGCCAGCGAATGACGGAACTCCTCAAGCAGGGCGTCCAGAGCCCCCTCCCCCTGGCCGATCAAGTCATGGTCGTCTATGCCGGCGTCAACGGCCACCTGGATGACGTGCCGATCTCTAAGGTCACCTCCTTCGAGTCAGCCTTCCTGCGCTTCATGAACACCAACCACCCGGAAGTCGGCAAGTCCATCAAGGAGACGGAAGACCTTTCGGCCGATATGGAGAACAAACTCAAGGCGGCCATAGACGAGGTCAAGAAGACCGTTCCGTACTAA